One stretch of Opisthocomus hoazin isolate bOpiHoa1 chromosome 18, bOpiHoa1.hap1, whole genome shotgun sequence DNA includes these proteins:
- the LOC104339393 gene encoding fibronectin type III domain-containing protein 11 — protein MDTSRNGPENGSERAAQSEEQPGNASLERYSKRRSLVMRFLQSELSPCRLQHYQSKAELLKKCGFYLQIEPRYLHMREQNQVITRTDILQMVDRCQLQRMKKVAKNQCEIQLSLLTELLEQLQRGREELSRHLETCDMVTFLSSWDFTMQKLLQLIEFLKILPSLQVPGKLHIKHSLMLQADLHRARLPNIRLSLHTKPPVIFDRKESFAYKEWAKLQWFPETQESHLERYDLQVKLVTSGSPTEMGYGRLQTVTSNMCIVQGLQPNRCYEFTIRRSTTETLVLEKWQDSITLKTRAAAAEREQGSACALKA, from the coding sequence ATGGATACGTCTCGGAACGGACCTGAAAACGGTTCGGAGCGCGCTGCGCAGAGCGAAGAACAGCCAGGCAACGCCAGCCTGGAGCGGTACTCGAAGAGGAGAAGCCTTGTCATGCGGTTCCTGCAGTCCGAGCTGAGCCCCTGCCGGCTCCAGCACTACCAGAGCAAAGCCGAGCTGCTGAAGAAGTGTGGCTTCTACCTGCAGATCGAGCCCAGGTACCTGCACATGAGAGAGCAGAACCAGGTGATCACCCGCACCGACATCTTGCAAATGGTAGACCGCTGCCAGCTCCAGAGGATGAAGAAGGTGGCGAAAAACCAGTGTGAAATCCAGCTCTCGCTCTTAACTGAGCTGTTGGAGCAGCTGCAACGAGGTCGGGAGGAGCTGAGCCGTCACCTAGAGACCTGCGACATGGTAACTTTCCTCTCCAGCTGGGATTTCACCATGCAGAAGCTGTTGCAGCTCATCGAGTTTCTGAAAATTCTCCCTTCCCTGCAAGTGCCAGGAAAGCTCCACATCAAGCACAGTTTGATGTTACAGGCAGATCTTCACAGGGCCAGGCTCCCCAACATCAGGCTTTCTCTCCATACGAAGCCGCCGGTGATTTTTGACCGCAAGGAATCGTTCGCATACAAGGAGTGGGCCAAGCTGCAGTGGTTCCCTGAAACTCAAGAGTCCCACCTCGAGCGATACGACCTGCAGGTGAAATTAGTGACAAGCGGGAGCCCGACGGAAATGGGGTATGGTAGGCTGCAGACCGTCACCTCCAACATGTGCATCGTCCAGGGCCTGCAGCCCAACAGGTGCTACGAGTTCACCATCAGAAGATCAACCACCGAAACACTCGTCCTTGAAAAATGGCAGGACAGCATCACCTTGAAGACAAGAGCTGCCGCTGCTGAACGCGAGCAGGGCAGCGCTTGTGCGCTGAAAGCATGA